Genomic window (Sphingomonas japonica):
AGCCGTCCTTACCCGTCCTACCGGGTAGTTTTTCCGCACGTCAGGGATGGGTTGAACGTCCCGGCCCTGGGGGTTCTCCAGCTGGTCAACGACCTCTGACGGCCATCTGGAATGAACCTTCCCCAGTCCAAAAGCCGCATTGATATATGCTTTCGCGATAGCCCTAGGGGGCCATGCCATGGCGTACAGGTCAGCGACGCTGGTATCCAGCGGGCGGTGCATGAGGCTATGATAAATTGTAAGAAAGCTGGCGCCGATATCAACTTCAACGACCAGCTCGCCGTTGAAGCGGATATGCCGACGTCCCTTCTTTTTTCCGTTTTGGAACGGAGAGTAGATGCGTCCGCCAAAGCGCCCATACCTCTCTGGCTTGCCGTTGTCGCAATAGACGCGCTGGAGGGTCCAGCGTTTGATGCCAGTGACTGCCACGCCCGCCATGAAGGTGTTGAGTCGGTTGATCCTAGCTCCGCTTGAAACGATGTCGGGATGGCTGGTGTCGAGCTTCAACTTTGCGCCCCTATGCCGCCCCTTCGCATCCGTTCTCGAAGGAGCCCGCATGACTACAGGTTCCTTGATCGTGGCCGGGAGTGGAGCAGTGCCGAAATGCTCGCCCAGCCGGTCAAGTGCGATCCCGAACCGAAGTGCCAATGCGATCAACTTACCAGTAGCGCGCATTCGCGTTGCGGTTCCGAAGCCACCTTCGCCTCCTTTTTTGCCGGGAAAGCTCTCGATGAAACCGTTGGCAACAAGGGCATCAAATGCGTCCCTGAAAGCGCGATATCCGATGGGCTCATCAGCAAACGAGTTGCATCCTACAGAGCGATAACGAAAGGCTAAGGGGTTTTCTGCTGCGCATGCCAGAAGATCAGCGGTTAACGCTCCCGTAGCCCCCTTCAGTCGCTTCGAGGGAGATTTAATCCCTCCAACCTCCTTAACAACTAAATTAGACAATTCTTGAATTAAGTTAGAAGAAGATAAAGAATTACACATTCCTGTCAGGTCTAGATATTGCTCACTGTTAATATAAGGTTCTTTGAGTTTGTAGATTAGCATAATTGATTCCTATAGTTATATAGATATAGATATTGAAGGTATAGAATGGCTATCGCCATTCCATACTTGTTACGTTTGACAATTTGGTACGTTACTGAATTGCAGCTCAGCTGGACTTGGACGCTGAGTCTGCGCCTCAACGCCAAGAGCGGCAATTATGCAGCAGCTGGAAAGATGTTCAACCGTTCTTACTGGCTGTTAAGCCATGTTTATGTATGTTTAGGAATTGTGCCTAATTTCGATTTATTTGCCTAGGGAAGGCGTTAAAAAAGACTGCTCAATAAACATTGTTCAGAATACTATGACACAATGCTAGAGGAGTATGGTCCGTTGGGAGCGGTCTATAAGGCTCCTGACGAACAAGGTCGTCAAGAAAAGCGCAAAGCTCACGCTTCGACGTTCGAAGCGCAGCAAAGCCGGTTCAGTTTCCGCGCTAGGTCGTTTGATTATGTCGGCGCGGGCACAAGGTGCTCGAATGAGACACCCGCAAAAACAACGGCTTCAATCATGCTTGAAAGACGAGCGACGGTGCCTTGCCGCACCTGTCCATAACCGGCTGTTACTGACACTTGGTTGTGACCCAAGGCCACCTCGATCTCATCATCTAGGTATCCGGCAGTGCGAAGCTGGTCCGCAAGTCCATGCCGAAACGAGTGCGATCCATACCCGTCGCGCCCGCTCTTGATCCCCAGCCGGATCAAGTAGGTTCGCCAAAATCGCGATGGAGTCCAGCTTATCTGCCCCCGCATATTTGGTTCTAGCTCGGGGAAGAGTCTGCCGTCGCCATCCTTTTCAGCCCGGGCACGCTGCCTTGCGACGTAGCTAAGCCAGCCTAGCTTTCGAAGCATGCTGTGGATCGGAGCGGGTCGACAATGCCCCGATTTCGTCCGTTGTCCGGTCGCCTCGTCATCCTTGATCCACAGGTAAGTTACTCCATCCTGCTCACGTACGTCATCTGCCCTTAGCTGAGCAATTTCGCCGATCCGGGCACCCGTGAATAGGCATACTAGGGGTATCCAATAGCGCCAGTCGTCAGCGCGACATGTACCGGGCTCCCACTCCTTACCGTCGCGCAGAAAGCCGGTGAAGAGAGGTGACGCGAGGATCGTGTTTAACTGCTCGGTAGTAAACGGCGGACGACGGTTCTTCCCGCTCTTCTTACCCTTCTGCAGGTCGTAAAATAGGCCATCGCAGGGATTGCGTTCGACGTAGCCTTCCTGTCGCGCCCAATCGAAAAGGGGCGACAATGTGCTAAGATACCTATTCACCGTATTAGCAGCCATCGGACTTGCCCCGGTGCGCTGCGCCTTTTCAGAAGCCTCCTGCAACGTGAGGCCAGCGTTTTCCTTACGCTTACGGAAAGCAGGGGGTAATGTGGTGATAAGATTGCGCCATTCCCGAACCTCCGCTTGCGTGATCGATGCAAGGCTCCGATGGGCGCCGACGAAGCCCGTAAAGAGTGAGATGACCTTCCGGCCCTGATCTACTGTATCTTGGCGCTGACGGCCTTCTGAGAGCCGCTGAGAGGCATATCGTTCGAACAGCTCGGAAATGCTTTGTCCCTGCCGTGCGCGGCTTTCCCGGCGCTTGCGTGCAGACTGCACAAATTGCGACGGCGCGAAATTACTCTCTGATCCATCTGCCAGAGCTTTAGCGAAGGCGAGCGTGTCCGAACCAGCCGCCGCCAAGTAGTCTACTAGTGTCGCAAAAGCAGGGTCCGTCTCGGCAAGCGTCCAGCCGCGTTCAATAACGAGTTTCCGTGCTCGTTCGATCCAGTAGCTATGGTCACCGGCTCGACGCCTTCGAACCGCCTCTCGATATCGACGCTCGAATTCCGGCGATAGCATCGCAAAGGCGGCTGGTCCTAGCTTCGCCTTTCTTGCGACAAGGTCCGCTGCACGCACGCTCGCACGCTCAAAACCAACCTCCAACGCGATTTCTTCGAGTTCAAAGGCGTCTGGCACCGATGTCTCTTGCAGGGGCCCGACCGATGCAGATGCCAGCGCTACTGCAATTTGCGCTTTCCAGTCAGCAAGATGCGCGTGAGATAAGTCGACGGCGCGGCGGCGATCGGCAACGCCAAGCGACTTGGTAAACTCGTGCCGTCCTAGAATTGGGCGTGCAGCCTTTGGCACCATCAGCCGAAGCTGCCAGTGCTGCGAATTGTTGCGTTTGTGAAGGTGCGGGGCGGCGTTCATCGGGCGCCCCTTCCGGTTTGGTTACGTAGCATATGCGCGTAGCAATAGCCCAACACAGGGCCAACAAAAATGGCTTCTTTCCGTGCTATTAGCCACTTAGCGAGCATCTTACCGGACCTCCAAACTCATCCTCTCTTCCCGACCATTTCCAGCAACGGTCAGTCTTCGGTGCAGGCGCCGTCGTCGCTGGTGCAGCGAATCGTATAGGGCCGATCGTCGCCTTCGGTCGCGTCGAACCGCACTTGCCAGGGCGCCTGATCCGCGAAACGCACGACTGACAGCGTCTGGCTTTCTGGCCCGACCGCGCTGCGTCCGGCATGGCGGGTCGTCGACCGGCCCGACACGTCGATGGTGTAGTGGACGGCCAGACGCTGGGCGCTGCGGCCGGTCAGCGTGATGACGACCTGTCCCGCACGGCGCGAAACATCGAGCGAGAGGGCGTGCGGCGATTTGGGCATGGCAGTTCCAGACACGGCTAGCGTTGCGGCGATGCCGATGAGCCCGAGCTGAAGGCGGCGCGCGGTCATTTGTCGCTCGGCGGCGTCGATGGCGGCGGCGGCGGCACCGGGATCAGATCGGAATCGACGCCGAACATGTTTGCGGCGGCCGGAAAGTCCGACAGGAAGCGGGCCAGATTTTCTGGTCCGATCTCCCGCGCGATCAAATCCGGAGTCGGTTGCTGGCCGCGCTTGCGGATCATTTCCCAGACTGCGGCGACCTCTTCGTAAAGGTTCAGACGCGGCGATCGCGGCAGACCCTCCGCCAGCGCCTGTTCCGGGCTTTCCGCAGACGGTGCGACTTCGGCATCTGGCGGCAGTTGCAGTATCTCGGTCGATGCTCGATTGTTCGGACGGATCTGCTGGACGGTGCCTGGAGGAGGTTTTGGGGCCGCGGGAGCTGCCGTCGGCGCGATCTGTTCCGCAGTGGTCCGGTCACTGCCGGCGGAGGGCGTCCCGGACACGGTCTGCGCCGCTGCCGAAACCGCGCAGAAGCCGAGCGTCGCAAGCGCCACGCTTCGCAGTATCGCCGGAGCCGGTCGATATTCCATACCCGTCTTCATGGTCCCATCTGGGTGATGGCGACGCTGGCGCCGCCGAACTGGGTGATGGCGAGGACCAAGGCCGTGCCCGACTGGGTCAGGGCCGCGGTGTTGGCATCGCCATTCTGCACGAGATCGAGCAGGTTGCCCGAGCCATATTGCGCCAGCGACGCGACATTGTCGCTGCCGAACTGGCTTACCCGGATTTCATTGGCGGCGCCGCTTGCGGCAATCTGTTCGATCGCGGCCTGATTGGCGGACCCGTCCTGCGTCACCAGCGCGATATTCTCGCCCCCCGCCAAACCGCTCTGCATGCTGTCGAGGCTGTTTCCGAACCCTGTGATCGATCCCGTCAGCGTGGCGGTCGCGGCACCGGCCTGCCCCGCCGTGAGCGCGAGGTCTGAGCCGACGAGTTCCGCCTGCAGCATCTTGTCCGGCCCCGATTGTTCGACATGCGCCGTGGTGTTCGAACCGATCTGGCCGATCGTGGCGCGGCTGTCGGTGGCGCCCTGCTGATCCACCACCGCCACATTGCCACTGCCGTTCTGGGCGATTTCAGTGAGTGATTGCGCTGCGCTAGGAACTGCCAAGGTGATGCCGAATACGGCACAGCAGCATCGCTCGAATTTGGTGCGCACCATCGCAGCCTCCGCATCGCAAGAAGAAAGTCCGGGAACGCCGAAGCGCTCCCGGACCAAGGCGTTACTGGCTTACGGTAGCCGTGTTGAACGACCCCGACTGCGTCACGAACGACATGTTGCCGTCGGTGAACTGCTGGACCGTCGCGGTGTTGTTGTTGCCGCTCTGATCGACGTCGGACATGTTGCCGTCGCCATACTGACCGACGAACGCGTAGTTGAACGATCCGGTCTGCAGGATGTCCGACAGATTGCCGTCGCCCGACTGATCGTTGACGGCATAATGGTTGTCGCCATCCTGGTCGATCACCGATCCGTTGTTGTCACCGGTCTGATAGATCGCGGCGGACATGTTCTCGGTCGGCGGGCTGTCTTCCTGCTGAGTGATGCTGGCGGTATTGTTGCTGCCAGTCTGATAGGCGAACGCGTCGCTGTCCTCGGCGCGCTGGGTGATCGTGGCGCTGTTGTTGTCACCAGCCAGCTGCCAGACATAGGCGACCGAGCGGTTGCCGTAGTTCTGGACCAGCGCATCGCTGTTGGTGCCCCACTGGAGCACTTCGGCATAGCCCTGATTGGCGCGCTGGAACACCTGCGAGTCGTTGCTGTCGCCCGCCTGATCGACGTACACCTGCGAGTTGATCGGGCGCACACCGCCGGGCGAGGTCTGATCGACCAGGCTGGTATTCCCGTTCCCGGACTGGTTGACGTCCGCGGTGACGTCCTCGCCGTCCTGGATCACGTCGGACAGGTTGCCGTCGCCGCTTTGATCGACGAACGCGTCATCATTGGTGCCGGTCTGCGCGACGCTCGAGCTGTTGAATGCGCCGCTCTGGTTGACATAGGCTTCGCCGGCATCTCCGGTCTGATCGACCGAACTGTCGTTGAGCAAGCCCGGCTGATTGACCTGCGCGATATGGCCGCCCGAGCCTGCCTGATTGATCGTGCTGGAGTTGCCCCAGCTATCGTCCGACAGCGCGGCGGTAGCATCGCCTTGGTTGACTGTTGCCGAGTTGCCGTCGCTCGACTGGCTGACGCTCGAGGTCTGGCCGTCATCGAGTTGGGTGACACTGGCGGTGTTGCCGTTTCCGGACTGGTCGATCAGCGAGTTGCTCTGCAGCGCAAAGGTGCTCGTATCCTGATTGACCGTCGCCGAGTTGCTGTCGCCGGACTGGAGCACGTCCGACACGTTCTGCGGCGTCGCGCCGCTGCCATCGTCGGCCTGGGTGACGGTGGCAGTGTTGCTTGCGCCGCTCTGATCGACCAGCGAGTCGCCGCCCGACAGCGATCCGGTCTGGTCGAC
Coding sequences:
- a CDS encoding site-specific integrase: MNAAPHLHKRNNSQHWQLRLMVPKAARPILGRHEFTKSLGVADRRRAVDLSHAHLADWKAQIAVALASASVGPLQETSVPDAFELEEIALEVGFERASVRAADLVARKAKLGPAAFAMLSPEFERRYREAVRRRRAGDHSYWIERARKLVIERGWTLAETDPAFATLVDYLAAAGSDTLAFAKALADGSESNFAPSQFVQSARKRRESRARQGQSISELFERYASQRLSEGRQRQDTVDQGRKVISLFTGFVGAHRSLASITQAEVREWRNLITTLPPAFRKRKENAGLTLQEASEKAQRTGASPMAANTVNRYLSTLSPLFDWARQEGYVERNPCDGLFYDLQKGKKSGKNRRPPFTTEQLNTILASPLFTGFLRDGKEWEPGTCRADDWRYWIPLVCLFTGARIGEIAQLRADDVREQDGVTYLWIKDDEATGQRTKSGHCRPAPIHSMLRKLGWLSYVARQRARAEKDGDGRLFPELEPNMRGQISWTPSRFWRTYLIRLGIKSGRDGYGSHSFRHGLADQLRTAGYLDDEIEVALGHNQVSVTAGYGQVRQGTVARLSSMIEAVVFAGVSFEHLVPAPT